Part of the Bacteroidota bacterium genome is shown below.
TTTGACCGCTTAACCACGCTTGCAACGCGCTTAACCAATGCGCCCGTATCCCTGGTTTCTCTTGTTACAAACGAACGGCAATTCTTTAAAAGCACAGCAGGTTTACCAGACGAATTATCAGCCATTCGCACAACACCGCTGTCACACTCTTTCTGCCAGCATGCAGTAGCAACAAAACAACCGCTGATTGTTGAAGATACGCGTACCCATGACCTGGTAAACCAGGTACAATCAATTGAAGATTTTGGCGTGCTGTCTTATCTGGGCATCCCACTACAAACACCTGCCAACCAAACCCTTGGTACGCTATGTCTGCTAGGATTTGAACCGCAAACCTGGACTTCCCAAACAATTGAAACGGTACAGGACTTGGCCTCCATTGCCATGACGGAAGTGGCGCTACGGCTTGAGTTACGTACCCAGCATGAGCTACAAACAGTGCTCAGAGAAAGTGAAGCGCGCTACAGAAGCGTTGTCGACGGGATTCACGACGTTGTATTCAAGCTCAACCGACAAGGTCAAATTACGTTTGTAAATCCTGCATGGTCCTACGTATTGGACGCAGATCCGGCAGTTACCATTGGCCGCCCGATCAGCGATTTTTTGCCAAGAGACACCATTTATGGTGCACCGATGAGTGCACTGCGTGCGCATGCTGACTCACAGGCCACCTATTCAACCCATTTCCTCGCTAAAGATGGAACCATGCGGTGGCTTGAAGTACGGGTGAGACACCAGCTTGATGGGCGAGAAGGATTGGCCGGTGTTATTACGGACGTAACTGACAGCTACCGCGTTGATGCGGAACGGGAAGCCAGAGAGCAAGCGGAGCGACATTTACGCCTCAAAGATGCGCTCCTGAGCAACATGAGCCATGAGATACGCACGCCAATCTCAGCCATTATGAGTTGCACCGAAATCTTGCAAGACGAGCTTGATGAAGAGCAACTGGATTATATCAATATGATCCGTGCAGGCGGGGAGCGGTTGTTGTCAACCCTTGATAAGGTTTTGCTTTACGCCCAGGTACAGAGCAAAAATTTCGAATTACACTATGGCTCTTTTGATCTTACCAAACTAGGCGCCAACCTGTTGCGTACGTTTGATGTACCCCAGCTAACATGCACCCTCGAAGCCCCGGCTTTTCTACCCGTGCAGACCGATAAGTCGTTCCTTGCAACGATACTCCGATGTTTACTCGAGAATGCTGTGAAGTTTACGCAGGAAGGCGAAATAACGGTAAAAGTTGCGACCCTGCCAGGCGCTATTCATCTGGAAGTTTCTGATACAGGCATCGGCATCGACCCGGCCTATCTCCCGCACCTCTACACCCCTTTTGAGCAGGAAAGCTCAGGATATGCGCGAAGCTATGAAGGCAGTGGACTTGGGCTTGCCCTTACAAAAGAACTGGTAGAAGCCCTGGGGGGCACGATTGAGGTAGAAAGCGAGTTAGGCACAGGGTCAACCTTCATTATTTTCCTGCCAAACGGCACGCCGGCTACCTGATTATAATCGTATAAAGCGCACGCTGGTCCGCGAAAAAACAGAAGCCCCAACACGAGAATTAGAAAGAAAAGCATCCATTGAAAGGCTTATCTGACGAGGCACTTATCTGGTAAAGGCCACCCAGCAAGTTATGCAGGCAATTGCATGTCACTATTGTCCTGCTGCGTGATCGGTTTTATAATACGCAGGACTTCCATTAGCTTTTCCAACTGTACAGGCTTACTAACAAACGCTTCCATGCCGGCTTCACGGCAGCGTAACTGGTCCTCTTCGAGCACAGCAGCCGTCATGGCCACGACCATAGGTCGATCTTCTTCGCTCCATCTTGCCATAATCTGCCGCGTAGCCGTCAGGCCATCCATTTCAGGCATGTGTAAGTCCATCAGCACAAGATCGTAGGTGCGCATATTTAGTGCTTGCAGTACTTCGGATCCATTGCTCGCCATATCAATCCGGTAGCCAAGCCGGCCAAGGATCCTGGCGATGACCTTTTGATTAACCACATTGTCTTCCGCAACGAGGATTTGCAACGGAAACGCTTCAGCAAAAGAGGTGTCCATCAGCTGTGGTTTGTGATCGGCCTGATCGGCAGCGTTGACTACAAAAACAGCGTTTAAGGCGCGAGATAAGGCAGCTTGCTTGAGTGGTTTGTTCAGGGTCGCCATCCATCGCTTGCCATTTTTGGTATTGACATTCTGACGAATAGAGGCAAGTGCAATGCGGGGCTTTTCGTGATAGATCGCGTGCCCCGCAAGCACTCCAGCTAACGCATTGCCGCTCATGCTCGGCATGTGCGTATCAATCAGAAAAACATCAAAGTCTGATTGTAAAGCGATCAGATCCAGTGCTGCCTGCGCTGAGACCGCTGTGGTTACGCGCATGCCTATTGCTTCGAGGCGCAACTGCATCAACTTCCGGTTCGTCTCCATGTTCTCAACTACGAGCGCATGTTTGCCGCTACAGGCCGTTACAAGTGCTGGTGCGGGCTTGGGTGCCGTAACGGTAGCATCGATGCCCAGTGCGATTGTAAAGTGGAATGTGGACCCCTCGCCGGCGGTGCTCTTAACCCACATAGTGCCTCCCATCAGCTCACAGAGGCCTTTGCTAATCGCTAATCCCAACCCGGTGCCACCGTATTTCCTCGTTGTGGACGCATCAACCTGCTCAAACGACTCAAAAAGCATATCAAGTCGATCTGCTGGAATTCCGATCCCTTGATCTTTTACTTGTATATGAAGCAAGCAGGTTTGTGCATCGCGCTCTTTCAATGCTGTGAGCACGGCTATCTCTCCCGTTTCGGAGAACTTTACGGCATTCGATAGCAAGTTAACCAAGATCTGGCGCAATCGCGTTACGTCACCAATTACAGAGGCAGGTACATCGGGGTCAATGTAATGGGTAAGTTCAAGACCTTTGTCAAACGCTTTGGTTGTAAGTAAGTCAATGGCTTCCTCAATGCAACTGTGCATCGGGAAAGGCTGCGCTTCAATGGTAACTTTCTCTGCTTCGATTTTGGAGAAGTCCAGAATGTCGTTGATAATCGTCAACAGGGACTCGCCACTTGATCTGATAATTTCCAGATACTCCTGGTTTTCCTTGCTTTGTTGAGAGTCCAGCAGCAAACTTGTAAAGCCAATGATGCCATTCATCGGCGTGCGAATCTCATGACTCATGTTCGCCAGGAATTCGCTCTTCGTTTTTGCAGCAAGCAGGGCTGCTTCTCGTGCATCCAGCAAGTCTTTATTGGTGAGCTCCAGCTCATCATTCATCTTTTGCAGCGCCTTGGTGCGCAGGCTTACCTTTTCCTCGAGAATACGCTGTTGCTGCTCAAATGTCCGCGTTCTCATCCGCACAATCAGAACAATAAGCAGTAACACCAGCGATACAACAAGTGCATGAAACCATCGTTTCTGCCAAACGGGCATCGTAATTTCAAACGTAAACGAAGCCGGCACCCGTGTCCACTGATTGTCGCCGTTACTGGCAAGCACTTTGAATGTATAGACGCCGGGGGGGAGGTTTGCATATGCCGCCTGTCGCTGCGGCTCTGCAGGCGACCAGGCAGCGTCAAATCCCTCTAATTTGTATTTG
Proteins encoded:
- a CDS encoding ATP-binding protein, with product MNPYLKHLKKALADAERLKALERTELVDSPPEVAFDRLTTLATRLTNAPVSLVSLVTNERQFFKSTAGLPDELSAIRTTPLSHSFCQHAVATKQPLIVEDTRTHDLVNQVQSIEDFGVLSYLGIPLQTPANQTLGTLCLLGFEPQTWTSQTIETVQDLASIAMTEVALRLELRTQHELQTVLRESEARYRSVVDGIHDVVFKLNRQGQITFVNPAWSYVLDADPAVTIGRPISDFLPRDTIYGAPMSALRAHADSQATYSTHFLAKDGTMRWLEVRVRHQLDGREGLAGVITDVTDSYRVDAEREAREQAERHLRLKDALLSNMSHEIRTPISAIMSCTEILQDELDEEQLDYINMIRAGGERLLSTLDKVLLYAQVQSKNFELHYGSFDLTKLGANLLRTFDVPQLTCTLEAPAFLPVQTDKSFLATILRCLLENAVKFTQEGEITVKVATLPGAIHLEVSDTGIGIDPAYLPHLYTPFEQESSGYARSYEGSGLGLALTKELVEALGGTIEVESELGTGSTFIIFLPNGTPAT
- a CDS encoding response regulator, with translation LDTPTYLVTGNKHVKSYDRANGFIGQECNTQASFRDRDDYLWFGTVKGAARYDKSLDGRTAPLPIHIIGLNLFYEKPEWQTYADSLSAWTGLPQNLTLSHDENHLTFLFAAPGFLAPSKTRYKYKLEGFDAAWSPAEPQRQAAYANLPPGVYTFKVLASNGDNQWTRVPASFTFEITMPVWQKRWFHALVVSLVLLLIVLIVRMRTRTFEQQQRILEEKVSLRTKALQKMNDELELTNKDLLDAREAALLAAKTKSEFLANMSHEIRTPMNGIIGFTSLLLDSQQSKENQEYLEIIRSSGESLLTIINDILDFSKIEAEKVTIEAQPFPMHSCIEEAIDLLTTKAFDKGLELTHYIDPDVPASVIGDVTRLRQILVNLLSNAVKFSETGEIAVLTALKERDAQTCLLHIQVKDQGIGIPADRLDMLFESFEQVDASTTRKYGGTGLGLAISKGLCELMGGTMWVKSTAGEGSTFHFTIALGIDATVTAPKPAPALVTACSGKHALVVENMETNRKLMQLRLEAIGMRVTTAVSAQAALDLIALQSDFDVFLIDTHMPSMSGNALAGVLAGHAIYHEKPRIALASIRQNVNTKNGKRWMATLNKPLKQAALSRALNAVFVVNAADQADHKPQLMDTSFAEAFPLQILVAEDNVVNQKVIARILGRLGYRIDMASNGSEVLQALNMRTYDLVLMDLHMPEMDGLTATRQIMARWSEEDRPMVVAMTAAVLEEDQLRCREAGMEAFVSKPVQLEKLMEVLRIIKPITQQDNSDMQLPA